Proteins encoded in a region of the Streptomyces sp. NBC_00513 genome:
- a CDS encoding aldehyde dehydrogenase — translation MSDELAPLDLRVLNPATEEIVATVPTATRDDVDAAVTRAAAAQRAWAAASPADRARLLRRFAAVVDGHVEELAALEVREAGHTIGNARWEAGNVRDLLDFAAGGVERLSGRQIPVAGGIDVTFLEPLGVIGVIAPWNFPMPIAAWGVAPALAAGNAVILKPAETTPLTALRLAELALQAGIPEHLFQVLPGRGAITGDALVEHPGVAKIVFTGSTPVGKRIMAKCADRVKRLTLELGGKSPNIVFADADLEAAAAAAPMSFLDNTGQDCCARTRILVQRSVYDRFLELVTPGIEGVLVGDPSDEKTQMGPLISQAQRERVRSHVTDDLTAIRGTAPDGPGFWYPPTLVVDVDPTAPVAVEEVFGPVAVVLPFEDEEDAVRLANATTYGLSGSLWTRDIGRALRVSRAVAAGNLSVNSHSSVRYWTPFGGYKQSGLGRELGPDALTAFTETKNVFISTEA, via the coding sequence GTGTCCGATGAGCTGGCCCCCCTCGATCTGAGAGTGCTGAACCCGGCCACCGAGGAGATCGTCGCCACCGTCCCGACCGCCACACGGGACGATGTCGACGCCGCCGTCACCAGGGCCGCCGCGGCCCAACGGGCCTGGGCCGCGGCCTCACCCGCCGACCGCGCCCGACTGCTGCGCCGCTTCGCCGCGGTGGTCGACGGACACGTCGAGGAACTCGCCGCCCTGGAGGTCCGGGAAGCCGGACACACCATCGGCAACGCCCGCTGGGAAGCCGGCAACGTACGCGACCTGCTCGACTTCGCCGCCGGGGGAGTGGAACGACTCTCCGGTCGGCAGATCCCGGTCGCGGGCGGCATCGACGTCACCTTCCTCGAACCCCTCGGCGTCATCGGCGTGATCGCCCCCTGGAACTTCCCCATGCCGATCGCCGCCTGGGGCGTGGCACCCGCCCTCGCCGCGGGCAACGCCGTCATCCTCAAGCCCGCCGAGACCACCCCCCTCACCGCCCTGCGCCTCGCCGAACTCGCCCTCCAGGCCGGGATCCCCGAACACCTCTTCCAGGTGCTCCCCGGCCGGGGAGCGATCACCGGCGACGCACTGGTCGAACACCCCGGCGTCGCGAAGATCGTCTTCACCGGCTCCACCCCCGTCGGCAAGCGGATCATGGCCAAGTGCGCCGACCGGGTGAAGCGGCTCACCCTCGAACTCGGCGGCAAGAGCCCCAACATCGTCTTCGCCGACGCCGACCTGGAGGCCGCCGCCGCGGCGGCCCCGATGTCCTTCCTCGACAACACCGGCCAGGACTGCTGCGCCCGCACCCGGATCCTCGTACAGCGCTCCGTGTACGACCGGTTCCTCGAACTCGTCACCCCCGGCATCGAAGGCGTGCTCGTCGGCGACCCGTCCGACGAGAAGACCCAGATGGGCCCGCTGATCTCACAGGCGCAACGGGAGCGCGTACGGTCCCACGTCACCGACGACCTCACCGCGATCCGCGGCACCGCCCCCGACGGCCCCGGCTTCTGGTACCCCCCGACCCTCGTCGTCGACGTCGACCCCACCGCGCCCGTCGCCGTCGAGGAGGTCTTCGGCCCGGTCGCCGTCGTCCTGCCCTTCGAGGACGAGGAGGACGCCGTGCGCCTGGCCAACGCCACCACGTACGGGCTCTCCGGCTCCCTGTGGACCCGCGACATCGGCCGCGCCCTGCGCGTCTCGCGCGCCGTCGCCGCGGGCAACCTGTCCGTCAACTCCCACAGCAGCGTCCGCTACTGGACGCCCTTCGGCGGCTACAAGCAGTCCGGCCTCGGCCGGGAGCTCGGACCCGACGCCCTCACCGCTTTCACCGAGACCAAGAACGTCTTCATCAGCACGGAGGCCTGA
- a CDS encoding glutamine synthetase family protein has protein sequence MVDRKPPLAIEELRSLVASGEIDTVVLAFPDMQGRLQGKRFAAQFFLDEVLAHGTEGCNYLLAVDTDMNTVDGYEMSSWDRGYGDFAMHPDPATLRRLPWNPGSVFLLADLAWNDGSPVVAAPRQILRRQLERLADLGYTAMVGTELEFMVFQDTYEQAWNANYRDLTPANQYNIDYSVLGTGRIEPLLRRIRNEMQAAGLVVESAKGECNLGQHEIVFRYDEALTTCDQHSVYKTGAKEIAAQEGVSLTFMAKYDEREGNSCHIHLSLGDADGHNAMAGGPDDPDGMSPVMRHFLAGQLAALRDFSLLYAPNINSYKRFRPGSFAPTAVAWGVDNRTCALRVVGHGRSMRFENRLPGGDVNPYLAVSGLVAAGLYGIEHRLELPEACAGNAYTADYAHVPTSLREAAELWENSEIAKAAFGPEVVAHYRNMARVELDAYDSAVTDWELRRSFERL, from the coding sequence GTGGTAGACCGCAAGCCGCCGCTCGCGATCGAGGAGCTCCGCTCCCTCGTCGCCAGCGGTGAGATCGACACAGTCGTCCTGGCCTTCCCCGACATGCAGGGGCGCCTCCAGGGCAAGCGGTTCGCCGCACAGTTCTTCCTCGACGAGGTACTCGCCCACGGCACCGAGGGCTGCAACTACCTGCTCGCCGTCGACACCGACATGAACACCGTCGACGGATACGAGATGTCCTCCTGGGACCGCGGTTACGGCGACTTCGCCATGCACCCCGACCCGGCCACCCTGCGCCGCCTCCCCTGGAACCCCGGCAGCGTCTTCCTCCTCGCCGACCTGGCCTGGAACGACGGCTCGCCGGTGGTCGCCGCCCCGCGCCAGATCCTGCGCCGCCAACTGGAGCGCCTCGCCGACCTCGGGTACACCGCCATGGTCGGCACCGAACTGGAGTTCATGGTCTTCCAGGACACCTACGAACAGGCCTGGAACGCCAACTACCGTGACCTGACACCGGCCAACCAGTACAACATCGACTACTCCGTCCTCGGCACCGGCCGCATCGAGCCCCTGCTGCGCCGCATCCGCAACGAGATGCAGGCCGCCGGCCTCGTCGTCGAGTCCGCCAAGGGCGAGTGCAACCTCGGACAGCACGAGATCGTGTTCCGCTACGACGAGGCGCTCACCACCTGCGACCAGCACTCCGTCTACAAGACGGGAGCCAAGGAGATCGCGGCCCAGGAAGGCGTCTCGCTCACCTTCATGGCCAAGTACGACGAGCGCGAGGGCAACTCCTGTCACATCCACCTCTCACTGGGTGACGCCGACGGACACAACGCGATGGCCGGCGGACCCGACGACCCCGACGGCATGTCACCGGTGATGCGTCACTTCCTGGCCGGCCAACTGGCCGCGCTGCGGGACTTCTCCCTTCTCTACGCCCCGAACATCAACTCCTACAAGCGTTTCCGCCCCGGATCCTTCGCACCGACCGCCGTCGCCTGGGGCGTGGACAACCGGACCTGCGCACTCCGAGTGGTCGGCCACGGCCGCTCCATGCGCTTCGAGAACCGCCTGCCGGGCGGCGACGTCAACCCGTACCTCGCCGTCTCCGGCCTCGTCGCCGCGGGCCTCTACGGCATCGAGCACCGCCTGGAACTGCCCGAGGCCTGCGCCGGCAACGCGTACACCGCGGACTACGCCCACGTCCCCACCTCCCTGCGGGAGGCCGCGGAACTCTGGGAGAACAGCGAGATCGCCAAGGCGGCGTTCGGCCCGGAAGTCGTCGCCCACTACCGCAACATGGCGCGCGTGGAACTCGACGCGTACGACTCCGCGGTGACCGACTGGGAACTGCGCCGCTCCTTCGAACGCCTCTGA
- a CDS encoding FadR/GntR family transcriptional regulator, which yields MSDTTSEGDAIARLNPVLRQVRAGNGFEEALEQILQVVRLGLVPGGERLPAERELAERMGISRVTLREVLKVLQDQGLVEARRGRYGGTFVLNRPDTPAGGAEQELRRRVAGVDIEDALRFREVLEVGAAGLCASQGLTEEGAERLLGALTATHDAPLADYRRQDTLFHLTLCELAGSATLTAQYAAVRATVNDLLDCIPLLVRNLEHSQQQHSTVVDAVLEGNADAARETMREHCCGTAALLRGFLA from the coding sequence ATGTCCGATACGACCAGTGAAGGCGACGCGATCGCACGGCTGAATCCCGTGCTGCGACAGGTGCGGGCGGGCAACGGTTTCGAGGAGGCGTTGGAGCAGATCCTCCAGGTCGTCCGACTGGGCCTGGTACCGGGCGGGGAGCGGCTTCCGGCCGAGCGCGAGCTGGCCGAGCGGATGGGGATCAGCCGGGTGACCCTGCGGGAAGTGCTGAAGGTGCTCCAGGACCAGGGCCTGGTGGAGGCCCGCCGCGGCCGGTACGGCGGAACGTTCGTGCTGAACCGCCCCGACACCCCCGCCGGCGGCGCCGAGCAGGAGCTGCGGCGGCGGGTGGCGGGCGTGGACATCGAGGACGCGCTGCGCTTCCGCGAGGTGCTGGAGGTGGGCGCGGCCGGGCTGTGTGCCTCGCAGGGGCTGACCGAGGAGGGCGCCGAGCGGCTGCTCGGCGCGCTGACCGCCACCCACGACGCCCCGCTCGCGGACTACCGCCGCCAGGACACCCTGTTCCACCTCACCCTGTGCGAACTGGCCGGCTCGGCCACGCTGACGGCCCAGTACGCGGCCGTCCGCGCCACCGTGAACGACCTGCTGGACTGCATTCCGCTGCTGGTGCGCAACCTGGAGCACTCGCAGCAGCAGCACTCGACCGTGGTGGACGCGGTCCTGGAGGGGAACGCGGACGCGGCGCGGGAGACGATGCGCGAACACTGCTGCGGGACGGCGGCGCTCCTGCGGGGATTTCTGGCCTGA
- the eat gene encoding ethanolamine permease yields the protein MADDTEARLTAAADPTTSPEGGDGYLERRTLRRGSAGWLLLTGLGVAYVVSGDFSGWNIGLAQGGFGGLAIATVLMGTMYACLVFSLAELSAILPTAGGGYGFARRALGTWGGFLTGTAILIEYILAPAAISIFIGDYVESLNLFGLTSGWPVYLACFAIFIGIHLWGVGEALRFSLVVTAVAVIALIVFALGAFTEFDASNLNDIAVDSSAFGSGSWLPLGVLGIWAAFPFGMWFFLGVEGVPLAAEEAKDPVRSMPRALSISMGILVLLALITFLASTGARGADVLKDAGNPLVVALEGNSGLSWLKTFVNYAGLAGLVASFFSLIYAGSRQLFALSRAGYLPRFLSLTSKRKAPYLGLLIPGAIGFALAAATGNGPRMLNIAVFGATISYALMALSHIVLRRREPGLERPYRTPGGIVTSSVAFVLALSALVATFLVDKDAAFIALAVYAVALAYFALYSRHHLVASAPEEEFAALAAAEAELTRD from the coding sequence ATGGCCGACGACACCGAGGCCCGGCTGACAGCCGCGGCCGATCCCACCACGTCCCCCGAGGGCGGCGACGGCTACCTGGAACGCCGCACGCTCCGCCGCGGCAGCGCCGGCTGGCTGCTGCTCACCGGTCTCGGCGTCGCGTACGTCGTCTCCGGGGACTTCTCCGGCTGGAACATAGGCCTGGCGCAAGGCGGCTTCGGCGGCCTGGCCATCGCCACCGTCCTGATGGGCACGATGTACGCCTGTCTGGTCTTCTCCCTCGCGGAACTCTCCGCGATCCTGCCCACGGCGGGCGGCGGCTACGGCTTCGCCCGCCGGGCACTGGGCACCTGGGGCGGCTTCCTCACCGGCACCGCGATCCTCATCGAGTACATCCTCGCCCCCGCCGCGATCTCCATCTTCATCGGCGACTACGTCGAATCCCTGAACCTCTTCGGCCTGACCTCCGGCTGGCCGGTCTACCTCGCCTGCTTCGCCATCTTCATCGGAATCCACCTGTGGGGCGTCGGCGAGGCCCTGCGCTTCTCCCTCGTCGTCACCGCCGTCGCCGTGATCGCGCTGATCGTCTTCGCGCTCGGCGCGTTCACCGAGTTCGACGCGTCGAACCTGAACGACATCGCCGTCGACAGCAGCGCCTTCGGCTCGGGCTCCTGGCTTCCGCTGGGCGTCCTCGGCATCTGGGCCGCCTTCCCCTTCGGAATGTGGTTCTTCCTGGGCGTGGAGGGCGTCCCCCTCGCGGCGGAGGAGGCCAAGGACCCGGTCCGTTCGATGCCCAGGGCCCTGTCGATCTCCATGGGCATCCTCGTCCTGCTCGCCCTGATCACCTTCCTCGCCTCGACGGGCGCCCGCGGCGCCGACGTCCTCAAGGACGCCGGCAACCCGCTGGTCGTCGCCCTGGAGGGCAACTCCGGCCTCTCGTGGCTGAAGACGTTCGTCAACTACGCGGGACTCGCGGGCCTCGTGGCGTCGTTCTTCTCCCTCATCTACGCCGGCTCGCGCCAGCTGTTCGCCCTCTCCCGGGCGGGCTACCTGCCGCGCTTCCTGTCCCTGACCTCGAAGCGCAAGGCCCCGTACCTGGGCCTGCTGATCCCCGGCGCGATCGGCTTCGCCCTGGCCGCCGCCACCGGCAACGGTCCGCGCATGCTGAACATCGCCGTGTTCGGCGCGACCATCTCGTACGCCCTGATGGCCCTCTCGCACATCGTGCTCCGCCGGCGGGAGCCCGGTCTGGAGCGCCCGTACCGCACCCCGGGCGGCATCGTCACCTCCTCGGTGGCCTTCGTCCTGGCCCTCTCGGCGCTCGTCGCGACCTTCCTCGTGGACAAGGACGCGGCCTTCATCGCGCTGGCCGTGTACGCCGTCGCCCTCGCCTACTTCGCGCTCTACAGCCGCCACCACCTGGTGGCCTCCGCGCCCGAGGAGGAGTTCGCGGCGCTGGCGGCCGCCGAGGCGGAATTGACCCGCGACTGA
- a CDS encoding gamma-glutamyl-gamma-aminobutyrate hydrolase family protein, with protein MPRPLIGITTYVEESTRYNVWDLPTALVPSGYYELVQAAGGAAVLLPPDEPGRAAEVLSRMDGLVVAGGPDVDPVHYGAPRDPRTGAPATVRDEWELALIRAALAADLPLLGICRGMQALNVALGGSLIQHLDGHVHTPGAISSHPVRPVAGTRYAALVPEEADVPTYHHQAVDRLGQGLIVSAHALDGTVEAIELPDPDRWVVGVQWHPERDKDTRVMAALITAATPTETLTTTPLAHV; from the coding sequence GTGCCCAGGCCGCTCATCGGCATCACCACCTACGTCGAGGAATCCACCCGCTACAACGTGTGGGACCTCCCGACCGCCCTCGTCCCCTCCGGGTACTACGAACTCGTCCAGGCGGCGGGCGGCGCCGCGGTACTGCTGCCGCCCGACGAACCGGGACGCGCGGCGGAGGTGCTGAGCCGGATGGACGGCCTGGTCGTCGCGGGCGGCCCGGACGTCGACCCCGTCCACTACGGCGCCCCCCGCGACCCCCGTACGGGCGCACCCGCCACGGTCCGCGACGAGTGGGAGTTGGCCCTCATCAGGGCCGCCCTGGCCGCGGACCTCCCGCTGCTCGGCATCTGCCGGGGCATGCAGGCGCTGAACGTGGCCCTGGGCGGCAGCCTGATCCAGCACCTCGACGGCCACGTCCACACCCCGGGCGCCATCTCCTCGCACCCGGTCCGCCCGGTCGCGGGCACCCGGTACGCGGCGCTGGTGCCGGAGGAGGCGGACGTGCCGACCTACCACCACCAGGCCGTGGACCGCCTGGGCCAGGGTCTGATCGTCTCGGCCCACGCCCTGGACGGCACGGTGGAGGCCATCGAACTCCCCGACCCGGACCGCTGGGTCGTGGGCGTCCAGTGGCACCCGGAACGCGACAAGGACACCCGGGTCATGGCCGCCCTGATCACGGCGGCCACCCCCACCGAGACCCTCACCACCACCCCCCTGGCCCACGTCTGA
- a CDS encoding LysR family transcriptional regulator, producing MGNEEWVPLAHRVPDLGALELLLAVARVGSLSGAARRLGITQPAASSRIRAMETRLGVALVDRSPRGSTLTAEGALVTDWARRVVEAAEAFDAGAQALRGRRDSRLRVAASMTIAEYLLPGWLIALRGQRPGTAVSLHAGNSADVAERVLAHEADLGFVEGLSVPDGLDSVAIAQDRLVVAVAPGHPWARRTRPVPAEELAATPLILRERGSGTRQVLDAALTGCGGLAAPLLELASTTAVKAAALSGAGPCVLSELAVGDELGARRLVEVPVAGAALDRELRAVWPTGARPAGPARDLLALTRT from the coding sequence ATGGGTAACGAGGAGTGGGTTCCGCTGGCGCACCGCGTACCGGATCTGGGCGCGCTGGAACTGCTGCTCGCGGTCGCCCGCGTCGGCAGCCTGAGCGGGGCCGCCCGGCGGCTGGGCATCACCCAACCCGCCGCCAGCAGCCGCATTCGGGCCATGGAGACCCGCCTGGGCGTGGCACTCGTCGACCGTTCCCCGCGCGGGTCCACGCTCACGGCGGAAGGCGCGCTGGTCACCGACTGGGCGCGGCGGGTCGTGGAGGCCGCCGAGGCCTTCGACGCGGGCGCGCAGGCGCTGCGCGGGCGGCGGGACTCGCGGCTGCGGGTGGCGGCGAGCATGACCATCGCGGAGTACCTGCTGCCCGGCTGGTTGATCGCGCTGCGGGGGCAACGCCCCGGGACGGCGGTGTCGCTGCACGCCGGGAACTCGGCCGACGTCGCCGAACGCGTCCTCGCGCACGAGGCCGACCTCGGGTTCGTGGAAGGACTCTCCGTACCGGACGGACTGGACTCGGTGGCCATCGCGCAGGACCGGCTGGTGGTGGCGGTCGCTCCGGGCCACCCCTGGGCACGGCGCACCAGGCCGGTGCCGGCGGAGGAACTGGCGGCGACCCCGCTGATCCTGCGGGAACGGGGCTCGGGGACGCGGCAGGTACTGGACGCGGCGCTGACCGGATGCGGGGGACTGGCCGCGCCCCTGCTGGAACTCGCGTCCACGACCGCCGTGAAGGCGGCGGCGCTCAGCGGGGCCGGGCCGTGCGTGCTGTCGGAGCTGGCGGTGGGGGACGAACTCGGGGCACGGCGGCTGGTGGAGGTGCCGGTGGCCGGGGCGGCGCTGGACCGGGAGCTGCGGGCCGTGTGGCCGACGGGGGCGCGGCCGGCGGGGCCCGCGCGGGATCTGCTGGCGCTGACCCGGACCTGA
- a CDS encoding TDT family transporter codes for MVTTLVPPRTTAAPAPRAHKAPALRHLGPNWYASVMGTAIVANAGATLPYQLPGQRVACQLVWALSAAALAVLLTARAGHWLYHRDQARAHLLDPAVAPFYGCLSMALLAVGGGTLIVGKDLIGTEAAVAVDAVLFTAGTAIGLLMAVLVPYLMVVRHKVEPRQVTPVWLLPLVAPMVSAALGPLLIPHLPAGQAREAMLLGCYALFGLSLLATLLMLPLILGRLITSGPLPLLLTPTLFLVLGPLGQSTTAVNQLADMAPGAIGAPYAGALGAFAVVYGVPVMGFALLWLALAAAMLVRAARGGMGFAMTWWALTFPVGTCVTGAAGLARHTGLTAFAWLAAALFLVLLTAWVTAAVHTLRGLYSGRLLRAPR; via the coding sequence ATGGTCACCACCCTCGTACCTCCCCGCACCACCGCCGCTCCCGCGCCCCGGGCCCACAAGGCCCCCGCGCTCCGGCACCTCGGCCCGAACTGGTACGCCTCGGTCATGGGTACGGCGATCGTCGCCAACGCCGGCGCGACCCTGCCCTACCAGCTCCCCGGCCAACGCGTGGCCTGCCAACTCGTCTGGGCGCTCTCCGCCGCGGCCCTCGCCGTGCTGCTCACGGCGCGTGCCGGGCACTGGCTGTACCACCGCGACCAGGCCCGCGCCCATCTCCTGGACCCGGCCGTCGCACCGTTCTACGGGTGTCTGTCGATGGCGCTGCTGGCCGTGGGCGGCGGCACCCTGATCGTCGGCAAGGACCTGATCGGCACGGAGGCGGCCGTCGCCGTCGACGCCGTTCTGTTCACCGCCGGCACGGCGATCGGCCTGCTGATGGCGGTGCTCGTCCCGTACCTGATGGTGGTGCGTCACAAGGTCGAGCCGCGGCAGGTCACCCCCGTGTGGCTGCTCCCCCTCGTCGCCCCGATGGTCTCCGCCGCGCTGGGCCCCCTGCTGATACCCCACCTGCCCGCCGGCCAGGCCCGCGAGGCCATGCTGTTGGGCTGTTACGCGCTGTTCGGCCTGAGTCTGCTGGCCACCCTGCTGATGCTGCCGTTGATCCTCGGCCGACTGATCACGAGCGGTCCGCTGCCACTGCTGCTGACCCCGACCCTGTTCCTGGTCCTGGGCCCCCTCGGCCAGTCCACGACCGCCGTCAACCAGCTCGCGGACATGGCACCCGGGGCGATCGGCGCCCCGTACGCGGGCGCCCTCGGGGCCTTCGCCGTCGTCTACGGGGTGCCCGTCATGGGCTTCGCCCTGCTGTGGCTGGCCCTGGCCGCGGCGATGCTGGTCCGGGCCGCGCGGGGCGGCATGGGGTTCGCGATGACCTGGTGGGCCCTGACGTTCCCGGTCGGCACCTGTGTCACCGGCGCCGCCGGCCTGGCCCGCCACACCGGGCTGACCGCCTTCGCCTGGCTGGCCGCGGCCCTGTTCCTGGTCCTGCTGACCGCCTGGGTGACGGCCGCCGTCCACACGCTGCGCGGCCTGTACTCGGGCCGGCTGCTGCGCGCCCCGCGCTGA
- a CDS encoding helical backbone metal receptor, translating into MGASRAVSRVVSLVPSLTEAVAVSAPGRLVGVTDWCTHPADLDEAGVVRIGGTKNPDVARIVALRPDLVIANEEENRAPDLAALRAAGVPVSVTEIRDLPQALRELDRLLVGTLGLARPRWLTDAEAAWASVEPVGRRMAFVPVWRRPWMVLGRDTFAGDLLARLGVRNAYAGHAERYPRIPVEELAGAGCDLVVLPDEPYRFTASDGPEAFPGLPAALVSGRHLTWYGPSLAEAPAVLARALRAAR; encoded by the coding sequence GTGGGCGCGTCCCGCGCGGTCTCGCGCGTCGTCTCGCTCGTGCCCTCCTTGACCGAGGCCGTGGCGGTGAGCGCGCCCGGACGCCTGGTGGGGGTCACCGACTGGTGCACGCACCCCGCCGACCTCGACGAGGCGGGCGTGGTGCGGATCGGGGGAACCAAGAACCCCGACGTGGCGAGGATCGTCGCGCTCCGCCCGGACCTGGTCATCGCCAACGAGGAGGAGAACCGGGCGCCGGACCTGGCCGCGCTGCGGGCAGCCGGGGTACCGGTGTCGGTCACCGAGATCCGCGACCTCCCGCAGGCGCTGCGCGAACTGGACCGGCTGCTCGTCGGGACGCTGGGACTGGCCCGGCCGCGATGGCTGACGGACGCGGAGGCCGCGTGGGCGAGCGTGGAGCCCGTGGGGCGGCGGATGGCCTTCGTGCCGGTGTGGCGCAGGCCCTGGATGGTGCTGGGACGGGACACCTTCGCCGGGGACCTGCTGGCCCGGCTCGGGGTGCGCAACGCGTACGCCGGACACGCGGAGCGGTACCCGCGGATCCCGGTCGAGGAACTGGCCGGGGCCGGCTGCGATCTGGTGGTGCTGCCCGACGAGCCGTACCGCTTCACCGCGTCCGACGGGCCCGAGGCCTTCCCCGGCCTGCCCGCCGCGCTGGTCAGCGGACGGCACCTCACCTGGTACGGGCCCTCTCTGGCCGAGGCGCCGGCCGTACTGGCGCGGGCCCTGCGCGCCGCACGCTGA
- a CDS encoding helix-turn-helix domain-containing protein: protein MNDKDGKVDTDGKDEKDKDKDKDKDSKDQPLRVGVAVRKRRRALQLTLAAVSARSGLSVPFLSQIENERARPSMRSLERVADALGTTAVELLAASDTARTVDLVRAGDDSGLTPVPGVRPLVRGHHQLHALEFTGDQDAGREYQHRNDELMYVVAGACQVEAEGRAYRLESGDALFLSGGVRHRWRAVTEDTRILVVAVGEHIHATSEPPSPGR, encoded by the coding sequence ATGAACGACAAGGACGGCAAGGTCGACACGGACGGCAAGGACGAGAAGGACAAGGACAAGGACAAGGACAAGGACTCCAAGGACCAACCGCTCCGGGTGGGCGTGGCCGTGCGCAAGAGGCGCCGCGCGCTCCAGCTCACCCTCGCCGCGGTGTCGGCGCGCAGCGGCCTGTCCGTCCCCTTCCTCAGCCAGATAGAGAACGAGCGCGCCCGACCCAGCATGCGCTCCCTGGAACGGGTCGCGGACGCGCTGGGGACCACGGCCGTGGAGCTGCTGGCCGCTTCCGACACCGCGCGCACCGTGGATCTCGTACGGGCCGGAGACGACTCCGGCCTCACCCCGGTCCCGGGAGTCCGTCCGCTCGTGCGCGGGCACCACCAACTGCACGCGCTGGAGTTCACCGGGGACCAGGACGCGGGCCGCGAGTACCAGCACCGCAACGACGAACTGATGTACGTGGTCGCGGGCGCCTGCCAGGTGGAGGCCGAAGGCCGGGCGTACCGCCTGGAGAGCGGCGACGCGCTGTTCCTGTCCGGCGGCGTGCGCCACCGCTGGCGGGCCGTCACCGAGGACACCCGGATCCTGGTCGTGGCGGTGGGCGAGCACATCCACGCCACCTCCGAGCCGCCCTCCCCGGGGCGCTGA
- a CDS encoding 5'-3' exonuclease, whose product MLLDTASLYYRAYFGVPDSVKAPDGTPVNAVRGLLDFIGRLVQDHRPDDLVACMDADWRPHWRVELIPSYKAHRVAEETATGPDVEETPDTLAPQVPIIEAALDAFGIARVGVADYEADDVIGTLTARATGPVDIVTGDRDLYQLVDDAKRRRVLYPLKGVGTLQVTDEAWLRGKYGVDGPGYADLALLRGDPSDGLPGVPGIGEKTAAKLLDAYGNLAGIIAAIDDPTSGLTPTQRRRLDESRPYLAVAPKVVQVASDVPLPAFDPALPADPADPEMVDALARRWGLGGAVSRLGGALRP is encoded by the coding sequence ATGCTCCTGGACACCGCCTCCCTCTACTACCGCGCCTACTTCGGTGTGCCGGACTCCGTGAAGGCCCCCGACGGCACCCCGGTCAACGCCGTGCGCGGGCTGCTCGACTTCATCGGCCGGCTGGTCCAGGACCACCGTCCCGACGACCTGGTGGCCTGCATGGACGCCGATTGGCGACCCCACTGGCGGGTGGAGCTGATCCCGTCCTACAAGGCCCACCGGGTCGCGGAGGAGACCGCGACCGGACCGGATGTGGAAGAGACCCCGGACACCCTCGCGCCGCAGGTGCCGATCATCGAGGCGGCGCTGGACGCGTTCGGGATCGCCCGGGTGGGGGTCGCCGACTACGAGGCCGACGACGTGATCGGCACCTTGACGGCGCGGGCGACCGGCCCGGTGGACATCGTCACCGGCGACCGGGACCTCTACCAGCTGGTGGACGACGCCAAGCGGCGCCGCGTGCTGTACCCCCTCAAGGGCGTGGGCACCCTCCAGGTCACGGACGAGGCCTGGCTGCGCGGGAAGTACGGGGTGGACGGTCCCGGGTACGCGGACCTGGCGCTGCTGCGGGGCGACCCGAGCGACGGCCTGCCGGGCGTGCCGGGGATCGGCGAGAAGACGGCGGCCAAACTGTTGGACGCGTACGGGAACCTCGCGGGGATCATCGCCGCGATCGACGACCCGACGTCGGGCCTCACCCCCACGCAGCGCCGACGGCTGGATGAATCCCGGCCATATCTGGCGGTGGCCCCGAAGGTCGTCCAGGTCGCCTCGGACGTCCCGCTGCCCGCCTTCGATCCCGCGCTCCCGGCGGATCCCGCGGATCCGGAGATGGTCGACGCATTGGCCCGCCGGTGGGGTCTTGGTGGAGCCGTATCGCGCCTGGGAGGCGCGCTGCGCCCCTGA